One Arcobacter sp. FWKO B genomic window, AAAATATAAGCATGTAAACATACTCTTGAAAAAATATCTAAATTGCCCTTAAAACCATATAAAACATCACCTAAAATATGTCTATTTAGATAATTTAAGTGTACTCTTATTTGATGTGTTCGTCCAGTAAAAAGTTTCGCACATATTAACTCATATTTGTTATTTGTTGAGTTTTCAATTTTATAAAATGCTGATTTCGCATATCTTCCATTTTCTACTATAGCCATTTTTAGTCTGTCTTTTGGATTTCTAGCTATTGGTTGCTCTATAATTATATTTTCTTTTAAAGGTAAATCAATCATGGCAAGATAGTATCTTCCCATACTTTTATCTTGAAGTTGATTTGATAAGTGTATATGTGCATTGTTGTTTTTAGCGATTACCATAACACCACTTGTACCTTTGTCTAAACGATGAACAATACCGTGTCTTAAATCACCACTTATTGTTGATAGTGAATAGTTTTTAGATTTTAACCAGTCTACAAGTGTAGGTTCATTTACACTAGGTGCATCATGAACGGTAAGGTTAGATGGCTTATTAATTACTAATATGTCGTCATCTTCATAAATAACTTCAATATCTAATGAAATATCATTGATTGAGATTTTTTCTTTTGTATTCTCTTGTGCTTCTTGGATTTCATATGATACTATATCATTGATTTTAAGCTTATAGCCACTTTTGAGGATTTGTTTGTTGTTTACAGACACAAATCCTTTTTTAATAAGATTCTCAAGTTGATTTCTTGAGTATTCTAAGTTTTGTGACAAAAAAATATCTAGTCTAATATTATCTGTTTGTACTTGTTTTTTATCCATTTTTTGATAATCTTCCATATGCAATTTTTTGATAAAAGAATAATATCTCATTTTGACTTTGTAACTGTTATGTTAGTCATCCCTATAATACTGTTATCGTATCATTTAATCAATGAGATTAATGATATATTGGGCTCTAAGCAATTAATCTATTTTATGATAGCAATCGCTGGTTTTTTAATAGTATTTTATTTACCTATAAGACGATGGATAAAAATTATACCTATTTTGTATTGGCTGGGGATTATACTTCTTTTATTGGTGGAGTTTATTGGTGTAACAAAACTTGGTGCAAAACGATGGATTGAAATACCAATCATTGGACTTACTATCCAGCCTTCAGAGCTTATTAAGCCTATTTATTTATTAATGCTTGGCTATCTTGTGATGCAAAAGCCACCACAAAGAGATGGATATGAGATAAAAGATTTTGCTATTTTCTCATTTTATATTTTATTACCTACACTTTTAATTGCAAAAGAGCCTGATCTTGGTACCGCAGCTGTTTTAGCATTGGTTGGATTTGGTGTCTTGTTTGTTGTTGGAGTAAGGATAAAAATTTGGATAGGAATAAGTATAGTTATAGCAATATTGTCTCCTTTGGCATATACCTATTTGATAAAAGATTACCAAAAAAAGAGAATTGCCGATTTTATAAGTGAAGAACCAAGCTACCATGTAAGGCAATCTATTATTGCTATAGGTTCAGGTGGACTTTTTGGAAAAAGTGTAGATGATGCGACACAAGCTCAGCTAAAGTTTCTTCCTATTGCAACAAGTGATTTTATATTTGCATATTTGATCGAAAGATATGGATTTATTGGTGGCTTGGGTTTGATTTTGATATATTTTTTATTGATTGTGCACTTGTTTTATTATAATTACTATTTTAGTGAGGATTATTTATTAAAGGTTTTTTCCACTGGGCTTGCATTGCTTATTTTTTTAAATATGAGTGTAAATATATTGATGGTAATAGGTTTCGCACCTGTTGTTGGACTTCCTTTGCCACTTTTTAGTTATGGTGGAAGTTCATTTATAAATTATGTTATACTTATAGCTATATTTGAAAATCTTGTTGCCTTTAGGTATAAAGATTCATACAATTTTGAAAGAAGACTGTATTAATAATTGAGGGGTTTTGATGATTAGATTAGTTTTTAGTGTATTTTTATTAGTAATGTTTATTGGTGGGTGTTCTGCAAAAAAACCTTCATATATAACTGAAAATAAGATTTATTCAGTAGCATTACAAAATACACAAAAGAATGATGTTTTATATAAAAGTGAGGTAAAGGCTATATTAAGTGCAACTTATCTTAATAATGTTGAAGATAAATATAATGATGAAAATCATAACTTTTTAGTAGGTGTATTTATAGTTGATAAGAAAGCAAATGAAACTTTATTTGCAAATAGTGAATATAGCTTGTATATGGAGTGTGATGAAGTCACAAGTTATAAAAAGTTAGATCATAATGAGTTGCTTGCTTCATATATACCACTAAAAAACCATTGGGCGGAATACTATATAATAAGTATAAAAAAAGAGAAACAAAAAACTATTATGATAACACTAGAGAGTAAAAAATATAAAGACGCTAGTGTAGAGCTTCCAGTAAACTACTAATAGTAAGTTTTTTAGTTTTGTCTAAGTAATTATTATAAATTATATAATTAGCCAAAACTTTTTTGCCATACTGTTTTGTTTCATCATATGAAATTAATTCCATAGCCATAAAAGGTTGGTATGGCAAATTCTCTTTAAAAAGAGGTAGTATACTTCGATTTGTATATCCTATTCCACCATTGTAAGCATAACTTATAAACAGTGGATGATTTAATCTAGGTTCTAAATAATCAAGATGTTTATTCGCATATTTTAAGTTGGTCTGTGCATCAAACATATCTTCTAAATATATATCTTCACCCAACTCTTTTGATAGAGAGTTAACCAAAAATGGCATTATCTGCATAGCTCCTAACGCAAAGGATGTAGATATTGAAGTAGGTATAAAGTTACTTTCTTGTCTTGCTATGGCATAGATTAGTGTTCTTCTTTGTAAAGATTGGTTAGCTAGATACTGCTCATATGGAGTTATAAAAAAACTTTTTTGATGTTTGTGATATCTATGTTTTAAAAATACTAAATGAGGAAGTTCATGTTGAGATAATGTATTTTGAAAGTATTCTAACATTTCTTCATCAATATTTCTAGTACTGTCCATTATTTTAATCCAATCAAATTGTGTTAAAATTGAATTTTCTGATTTATTATTTATGCTTACATCAAAAGATATATTTTTAGGGGTAATATTTAACTTTTCCATTGCGTAAAGTGAATAAATATTTATATCCCAACTTTCTGATAGGTTTTGTAAAATTGTTTCATCATTAGTGATAAGATATTTCCAAAATAAAACCATATCTTTATCTATTTTGAAATAAGCTTTTTTAGAAGCATTATTTAGGTATTCAATAGCTAGTTCTTTCATATCACCATTATTTAACGCATTTAGTGCTAAATAAAATGAACTCTCGAAATTTAAAGTAGTATCGTCTATTTCAAGTAAGGATGATTGAAGATTTTTAAGTCTAGTATCTGTAACTATCAATTTAATAGTTTGATTAAATTGAGGTTTATCTTTTATCTTATCAAGTATAGCAGATGTAAGTCTATAGTTTAGTTTTAAGTAGCGAAAATCTGAACTTACTTTATTAAATATTTCAAAAAAAACATCACTTGATGCACTACTTAACCTTGCAAAAGGCATTGGGGAGTTTATAATTTCTAATGCGGTAGCTTTTGTTGGATAAGATTCTTTTAGTTTTTGTGAAACTATTGATAATTTGTCAACATCTAAGCTTAAAGCTTTAGAAATCGAAAGTCCATTTTCTATACAATCAACATCTTGATTAACTAAATCTTTTGCAGATGCTTGCATACATTGTGCTACTGCATATGTTTCATCATGTTCAAACTTTTTGGCAAATCTAAAAAATAAGTTATTATTTACTCTATTTGAACCACTAAGTGCAATAAGAGCTTCATCAGGAGATATGTCTTGATCAAGATATTGCCATATATAAAAATCTTTTGCTGTGCTTCTAGGTAAGCTTTCAAGCCATGGTAAACTTATCTCTTTGGTTATAACATCAGCATAAGTAAAGCTAGAAATAAAAGCTAGACAAAAGATTTTTTTTAACATAATTTAACCTTTTTGTTAAAACATCATTCCAGCAAATAATCTTCCAAGAAAAGTTTCAAGAAAAATAAGTCCAAAAATAAGAATTAATGGTGCAATATCTAATCCACCAAATACAGTTGGTATATATTTTCTAATAAGCCTATAAGCAGGCTCTGTTAGTCTATATAACATTTGAACTATTGGGTTATTTGGATCAGGATTTACCCAACTTAGTATGGCAGAGATTATTACTATCCATTTATATAATGAAATAATACTTATTAATACAAGTGCTACTGAACCTAAAAGTGCATCTATCATTTTTTCTCCTTTTTTGTGTAGGTCTTATTATTTAATAATTTCACCTAAATAATTTTTAATATATGGGTATATATCACTCAAATTTGGACCATGCCATGCACCAGTTAGACAAAATCTTAGTGGCATAAAAAGTGATTTTCCTTTTAATCCACATTGTGTTGAAATATAGTTTTTAAAATCATCATAACTATCAAAAAATGGTGCATTTTGAGCACACTTTTTGATATGTTCAACTTCACTCACATAATCTTCACTTGTATGTTTTGTTCCAAATATAGCATCTAGTTTTGTTTTTATCTCTTTGATTGTGCTTGCTTCTTCAAGATATATTTTAGCTAATTTTCCAATATCTTCATCAGCAAATCCTAAAATTTTTGATAATCTCATTTCATCAATAATTTTTAAGTGTTCTTTATTGATAAATCTAAGTTTATCTATATCAAATTTGGGTGCATTAGTTGAGATGTTTTTGATATCAAACCATTCTATAGCTTCTTCTATTGTAAATATCTCTTTAGGAGTTTTAGAACCAAGCAATACTAAATAATTTGCTATTGCTATTGGTAAAAACCCTTCTTCTATAAGCCATTTAACACTTGATGCATTATCTCTTTTACTCATTTTTTTGCCTGTTTGGGCATTTAGAATAATAGGAAGATGAAGATATTTTATCTCTTTTGTATATCCTAAAGATTCTCTAATATGTTTTTGTTTTGGTGTATTAGAAAGGTGATCTTCTCCTCTAATAACCAATGAAATATCATAAAGCATATCGTCTACTGCACAAGCAAAGTTGTAAGTTGGTGTTTTGTCTTTTCTCATAATAATAAAAGAATCTACATCAAAAGGATTATAATCAAATTCACCTCTAAGCTCATCTGTACATTTTATGTTATGTTCTGGCTTTTTAATTCTTATTGTAAAGCCACTTTCGTTATTTATAACTTCATCATCTGTAAGTTTTTCACAAAAACTATCATATCTGTAAGGTTTTCCACTATCTTTTGCATTTTCTCTTTGCATTTCTAGTCTTTCATCACTACAAAAACATGCGAAAGCTTTTTTTTGCATTAGAAGTTGCATAGCCATTTTTTGATGATATTTTAGATTATCACTTTGATAATGTGCTATTTTATACTCTATATTAAATAATGAAAGCATTTCAAGTATTTCTTTGTCTTTACCTTCAATATTTCTCTCTTTGTCCGTATCTTCTATTCTGATAATTAAATCTTCTTTTAGTTGCTTTGATAAAATATGATTAAATAGGGCAACTCTTAAATTACCAATATGCATATCTCCAGTTGGACTTGGTGCAAATCTTAACATTAATTTCCTTTATTCGTAACTATCGCAAATGATAAATCATTTATCTCACTATGTGATTTTATAAAATCATTTAACTCTTTTAGTGTTAGTTTATTAATTAATTTTAACTCTTTTTCATTATAATCAAGGGGTAATCCTCTATAATATAATGTAAAAGCACGACCTAATCTTTGGCTTAAAGTTTCTGTTCTAAGTGGCTCACTACCCATTAAAAACATTTTTGCATGTGTTAGCTCATCTTCTGTAGCTCCATTTTTTACAAAGTCAGAAACTAATGTTTTTACTAATTCTTGTGCTTCTTTTGCATTGTCTAATTTTGTTTGTAAATAGCCAGTAAAGTATGAATGGGATTTGTTTATTGTTATATAGCCGTAAGCTGAATATGCCAAACCTCTTTTTACTCTTATTTCTTCTAAAAATCTACTACCAAAACCACTAGCACCTAGTATAAATGATGCAACTTTTGCTTTATAGGCATTTGAATCTTTCGAGTCAATATAAAATGGGGAACCAAAATATATATATGCTTGTTCAGTATCTTTTTCTATTTCTTTATATTCTTTTGTATTCTTTGCATTAATATTTTTTAAAGATGTAGCATATCCTATAGGCAATGTAGACAAAATAGGTTTAAGTTTTGAGTGTACTTCATCTAGTTCAATATCACCACCTGCAACTACTATCAAATTTGATAATGTTAGAGTTTTATCTAAAAAGTTTTGTATATCCTTGAGCGTAATAGATTCTACACTTTCAATAGTTCCAGAACTTGTATTTTCAAGAGGTGTATCTTTAAAAATGATTTTTTTAAGTTCTTTCTTTGCAACGAAATCAAAATCACTCTCTTTTCTTTGTAATGAGCTTATTGTAATATTTTTAAGTTTATCAAGGCTATTTTGTGTTATGTTTGGATCAGCTAAAAGCATTTTTAAGTATTCAAAAGCAAAATCTTCTTCACTTTTTAAGCAACTTATTTCTATAACAAAAGTTTCAAATCCATTACTTGTATGGATTGTAATTGCCTTGCTTTCAAGTAAATTTGCAAAACCTGTTGATCCTAGTTTTTTTGTTCCTTCATTTAAAATTGCTGCACTTAAACTAGCAAGTCCACTTTTATTGCCATCAGCTATAGAACCACTGTTTTGAAAAACTAATTGAAAATTTACTATCGGTAAAGTTCCTTTTTCATAAATAGTAGTAATTTTATGTTTGTTTACTTCAAATTCATTAATAGTAGCACTCATTAAGCTCCCTTGGAAAAATAATATTAATATTGAAAAAAAAAGTTTTCTAATTCTCATGACTCATAAAACCTTTGTAAAATATTGTATCCTGTATCTCTTTTTGCTGGATATTCACCAATATCACTTATTAGCCTTATCATTTGTTCTTGATTCATTCTATTTGTCGCACCTGCTGCGCTTACAACATTTTCTTCCATCATAGTACTACCCAAATCATTTGCTCCAAATAACAGAGCCATTTGACCTATGTGACTTCCTTGTGTTACCCAAGATGACTGGATATTTTGGAAGTTGTCTAGATATAATCTTGCCACACTCAAAAGTCTTAAGTACCTATTTGATGATTGACTAGTAATGGTTGGAATTTCAACTTTTAGTTGTGTATTTGCACTTTGAAAAGACCAAAGAATAAAAGCTCTAAAACCACCAGTTTCATCTTGAAGGTTTCTTATCTTTTCCCAATGTTCAATAATTTCTTCATCTGTTTCAACGGTACCAAACATCATCGTTGCAGTTGATTTCATACCAATTTGATGAGCACTTTTATGCACTTCTATCCATCTATCGGCATCAAGTTTGTTAGGTGATATGATATCTCTAACTCTATCACTTAATATCTCCGCACCAGCCCCAGGAATAGAACTAAGCCCTTTTTTTTGTAATCTTAAAAGAACTTCAGTGTAACTAAGCTTAGAAATTTTTGCTATATAATCTACTTCAATTGCACTAAAGCCATGAATTGTAATTTCAGGATATTTTGTACTTATATGTTCAAGTAAATCTTCATACCATTCAATTTTTAGTTTTGGATGAACTCCACCTTGAAACAGTATTTGTGTACCACCAATTTCTATTAGTTCATCTATTTTTTTATCTATTTCATCATATGTAAGTATATATGCATCACCATCTCTACCATGTCTGTAAAAAGCACAAAATTTACAATCTACCCAGCAAACATTTGTATAGTTGATGTTTCTATCTACTATAAAAGTAGTTACTTTTTTTGGGTGAAGCTCAAGTTTTTTTGCATATGCCATTTTACCAAGCTCTAAAAGTGAACCATTTTGTATTAAATCTAATGCTTCTTTGTTTGTTAATCTCTTATTCATAAATACTTTAATCCTTCAACCTTAACCTTAAGACTTTATTTTAAAATCTTGAACCTAAAGAAAACTCAAATGATGATGTTTTATCTCCTGGTTTATCCCCAATAGGCTGTGCAAATATAAATTGAAGAGGACCAACTGGTGAGTTCCATTCTAAAAATGCACCCGTTCCAGCTCTTTTTATATCAGTAAGTGTTCCACGACCTATCATACCATAGTCATAAAATACACCCCATCTCATTTTTGCTTTTGGAAATAATGGGAAAGTCATTTCTAGGTTATTTGAAAACATCATATCATATGGTTTATCATATAGTCCTGGTCCAAATGCATATGATTCATAACCCCTTACACTTTCAAGTCCACCAAGGTAAAATGTTTCTCCCCTAGGTAAGAAACCTAAATCATTCAGATAGTTTAATCTAGCTTTATATCTAAAAATTGCATCATAATCAAACTTATCATCAAATCCATAGAAATATTTGAATGTATTTTGGTTTTTGATAAATTCTGCATCACCAGCAAGTCCAGCAACTTCAACTGATGAATAAAGTTCCATACCTTTTCTTGGTAAGAAATAATCATCTGTTGAATTATAGTTTAAATATGGGATAACTGATACAGTTTTATAATCTAAATCTAAAGAAGGAGTGTTTTTATACTTTTCTTTTGTTGTTTCATATTTTAGGTTTGAACCAACTCTTAAATTTCTTGTTAGTTTTTTACCTGCACCGAATACTATACCATTAATTTGTCTTTTAGAATCTTCTTCGTTGTTTATAATTTCTCTTTCTCTTCTATATACACTCGCAAGTCCACTATATTGGCTATCAAAAATAGCTGGATTATATAAAGACAATTCTAAGTCAAATCTTCTTCTTGACCATTCTGTACTAAAACCAAGATCTTTTCCACTACCAAATATATTACTGTCATTTACAGCTGCATTAAGCATAAACCCATCATAACTACCATATCCACCACCAAGAATAAGTTGCCCTGTTGGTGCTTCGGTTACTTTTACAAGTAAATCCATTTTATCTTCAGAAACTCTTATCTGTTCAATGTTTACATCTTCAAAATGTCCAGTTCTTTTTAGTGCATTTATAGAGTCTTTATAGTCTGTATAGTTAAATAAATCTTTTGGAGCTAAGAAAACATCTCTTCTAATAACCCTATCAAGTGTTCTAGTGTTTCCAGATATATATACATCATTGATATATACTTTTTGATGAGGAACTACGCTAAATACAACATCAACAGTTTTTTCTTCAGTATTTTTTCTTAAGTCATAATCAACATCCGCATATGCATATCCAAGGTCAGCTACAGAAGTTTTTATAAATTCAACATCTGATCTTAATCTTTCAATATTAAATGTTTTATCTTCTTGAAGTTTTAGATCTTTATAAAGAGTTTGAGGATCTAAAATAGAAGCATCAAGATATATAGTAATAGAATTTACACTATATTGGATACCTTCATCAATAAAAAAGTCAAGTTTTCCATGATTTGAGTTAAAGTCTACTTTTAAAAATGGAGATTTAACTTCTGCATCAAGATAACCTTTTTGAAAGTAAAGATCTCTTATTCTATGGTGTTCATAATCAAGGTGATCAATTCTTAGTTTACCATCATTTCTTCCAAAAAACCAAGAAAAACTCTCTTTTTGTTTGTTTGCTGTTACATCTTCAAAA contains:
- a CDS encoding transglycosylase SLT domain-containing protein, which encodes MLKKIFCLAFISSFTYADVITKEISLPWLESLPRSTAKDFYIWQYLDQDISPDEALIALSGSNRVNNNLFFRFAKKFEHDETYAVAQCMQASAKDLVNQDVDCIENGLSISKALSLDVDKLSIVSQKLKESYPTKATALEIINSPMPFARLSSASSDVFFEIFNKVSSDFRYLKLNYRLTSAILDKIKDKPQFNQTIKLIVTDTRLKNLQSSLLEIDDTTLNFESSFYLALNALNNGDMKELAIEYLNNASKKAYFKIDKDMVLFWKYLITNDETILQNLSESWDINIYSLYAMEKLNITPKNISFDVSINNKSENSILTQFDWIKIMDSTRNIDEEMLEYFQNTLSQHELPHLVFLKHRYHKHQKSFFITPYEQYLANQSLQRRTLIYAIARQESNFIPTSISTSFALGAMQIMPFLVNSLSKELGEDIYLEDMFDAQTNLKYANKHLDYLEPRLNHPLFISYAYNGGIGYTNRSILPLFKENLPYQPFMAMELISYDETKQYGKKVLANYIIYNNYLDKTKKLTISSLLEALH
- the gltX gene encoding glutamate--tRNA ligase → MLRFAPSPTGDMHIGNLRVALFNHILSKQLKEDLIIRIEDTDKERNIEGKDKEILEMLSLFNIEYKIAHYQSDNLKYHQKMAMQLLMQKKAFACFCSDERLEMQRENAKDSGKPYRYDSFCEKLTDDEVINNESGFTIRIKKPEHNIKCTDELRGEFDYNPFDVDSFIIMRKDKTPTYNFACAVDDMLYDISLVIRGEDHLSNTPKQKHIRESLGYTKEIKYLHLPIILNAQTGKKMSKRDNASSVKWLIEEGFLPIAIANYLVLLGSKTPKEIFTIEEAIEWFDIKNISTNAPKFDIDKLRFINKEHLKIIDEMRLSKILGFADEDIGKLAKIYLEEASTIKEIKTKLDAIFGTKHTSEDYVSEVEHIKKCAQNAPFFDSYDDFKNYISTQCGLKGKSLFMPLRFCLTGAWHGPNLSDIYPYIKNYLGEIIK
- a CDS encoding YggT family protein, which codes for MIDALLGSVALVLISIISLYKWIVIISAILSWVNPDPNNPIVQMLYRLTEPAYRLIRKYIPTVFGGLDIAPLILIFGLIFLETFLGRLFAGMMF
- a CDS encoding M16 family metallopeptidase — its product is MSATINEFEVNKHKITTIYEKGTLPIVNFQLVFQNSGSIADGNKSGLASLSAAILNEGTKKLGSTGFANLLESKAITIHTSNGFETFVIEISCLKSEEDFAFEYLKMLLADPNITQNSLDKLKNITISSLQRKESDFDFVAKKELKKIIFKDTPLENTSSGTIESVESITLKDIQNFLDKTLTLSNLIVVAGGDIELDEVHSKLKPILSTLPIGYATSLKNINAKNTKEYKEIEKDTEQAYIYFGSPFYIDSKDSNAYKAKVASFILGASGFGSRFLEEIRVKRGLAYSAYGYITINKSHSYFTGYLQTKLDNAKEAQELVKTLVSDFVKNGATEDELTHAKMFLMGSEPLRTETLSQRLGRAFTLYYRGLPLDYNEKELKLINKLTLKELNDFIKSHSEINDLSFAIVTNKGN
- a CDS encoding RluA family pseudouridine synthase; amino-acid sequence: MDKKQVQTDNIRLDIFLSQNLEYSRNQLENLIKKGFVSVNNKQILKSGYKLKINDIVSYEIQEAQENTKEKISINDISLDIEVIYEDDDILVINKPSNLTVHDAPSVNEPTLVDWLKSKNYSLSTISGDLRHGIVHRLDKGTSGVMVIAKNNNAHIHLSNQLQDKSMGRYYLAMIDLPLKENIIIEQPIARNPKDRLKMAIVENGRYAKSAFYKIENSTNNKYELICAKLFTGRTHQIRVHLNYLNRHILGDVLYGFKGNLDIFSRVCLHAYILYLYHPVTNKHMSFMAKVPSDMQTLMDTYFSTKDIYDKISKDNIIGYFDFDNKRLFSTR
- a CDS encoding dehypoxanthine futalosine cyclase, giving the protein MNKRLTNKEALDLIQNGSLLELGKMAYAKKLELHPKKVTTFIVDRNINYTNVCWVDCKFCAFYRHGRDGDAYILTYDEIDKKIDELIEIGGTQILFQGGVHPKLKIEWYEDLLEHISTKYPEITIHGFSAIEVDYIAKISKLSYTEVLLRLQKKGLSSIPGAGAEILSDRVRDIISPNKLDADRWIEVHKSAHQIGMKSTATMMFGTVETDEEIIEHWEKIRNLQDETGGFRAFILWSFQSANTQLKVEIPTITSQSSNRYLRLLSVARLYLDNFQNIQSSWVTQGSHIGQMALLFGANDLGSTMMEENVVSAAGATNRMNQEQMIRLISDIGEYPAKRDTGYNILQRFYES
- the bamA gene encoding outer membrane protein assembly factor BamA, with product MNKTSKILLPFILASSVSATQIKEIKFENLARVSEKIAFETIDFKVGDNIDITKIDNTLKKFFQFGYFDDILVYEDNGVVTLSFKEKPSIAKIDITGYKTRDDDKKVLYTMMGIKKGSIYSKQRVEKAKKALLEELEREGYLGSVVEIDIKPINEYSLALEFQVNKGDSIILHEVNYQGAQNIKRSAFEDVTANKQKESFSWFFGRNDGKLRIDHLDYEHHRIRDLYFQKGYLDAEVKSPFLKVDFNSNHGKLDFFIDEGIQYSVNSITIYLDASILDPQTLYKDLKLQEDKTFNIERLRSDVEFIKTSVADLGYAYADVDYDLRKNTEEKTVDVVFSVVPHQKVYINDVYISGNTRTLDRVIRRDVFLAPKDLFNYTDYKDSINALKRTGHFEDVNIEQIRVSEDKMDLLVKVTEAPTGQLILGGGYGSYDGFMLNAAVNDSNIFGSGKDLGFSTEWSRRRFDLELSLYNPAIFDSQYSGLASVYRREREIINNEEDSKRQINGIVFGAGKKLTRNLRVGSNLKYETTKEKYKNTPSLDLDYKTVSVIPYLNYNSTDDYFLPRKGMELYSSVEVAGLAGDAEFIKNQNTFKYFYGFDDKFDYDAIFRYKARLNYLNDLGFLPRGETFYLGGLESVRGYESYAFGPGLYDKPYDMMFSNNLEMTFPLFPKAKMRWGVFYDYGMIGRGTLTDIKRAGTGAFLEWNSPVGPLQFIFAQPIGDKPGDKTSSFEFSLGSRF
- a CDS encoding FtsW/RodA/SpoVE family cell cycle protein, with product MQFFDKRIISHFDFVTVMLVIPIILLSYHLINEINDILGSKQLIYFMIAIAGFLIVFYLPIRRWIKIIPILYWLGIILLLLVEFIGVTKLGAKRWIEIPIIGLTIQPSELIKPIYLLMLGYLVMQKPPQRDGYEIKDFAIFSFYILLPTLLIAKEPDLGTAAVLALVGFGVLFVVGVRIKIWIGISIVIAILSPLAYTYLIKDYQKKRIADFISEEPSYHVRQSIIAIGSGGLFGKSVDDATQAQLKFLPIATSDFIFAYLIERYGFIGGLGLILIYFLLIVHLFYYNYYFSEDYLLKVFSTGLALLIFLNMSVNILMVIGFAPVVGLPLPLFSYGGSSFINYVILIAIFENLVAFRYKDSYNFERRLY